A stretch of Henckelia pumila isolate YLH828 chromosome 4, ASM3356847v2, whole genome shotgun sequence DNA encodes these proteins:
- the LOC140862715 gene encoding rab escort protein 1 isoform X2 codes for MEEETSYPPIEPSTFDLIVTGTGLPESIIASAASAAGKTVLHLDTNPFYGSHYASLPLNDFVTFLQSHSQPPKVPESDGSIPLVSRSLYSSLEIHSHSDEPLKNARRFNLDLAGPRVFLCSDSMIDLILKTGINQYMEFKSVDASFVSDVDGGLLNVPDSRSAIFKDRSLSITEKNRLMKFFKLVQAHFSEESEEDRIPEEDLESPFVEFLSKIGLSQKLKSIILYAIVNANYDQDNIEACKDVINTKSGISRLALHHSSVGRFANANGAMIYPIYGQGELPQAFCRRAAVKGCIYVLRMPIVSVLMDKPSNLRDAGRIDAKDKVARGICIANNSIRSEVSNCLVFFPPRSLYPEQIASVRVFQLSSNVAVCPPGMFVTYLSAMSVDAVEGKKLLDAAINALFSIPLPGNSESSGIDNSSENIEVKPSLLWSALYMQERTKFQGDLDSISNTPMPDEHLDYNHLLDTTEKLFQEIYPGEEFLATTSLSDEHPNYADSELDS; via the exons ACCTCGACACTAACCCCTTCTACGGCTCTCACTACGCCTCTCTGCCCCTAAATGATTTCGTAACCTTCCTCCAATCCCATTCGCAACCTCCCAAAGTCCCTGAGAGTGATGGCTCCATCCCTCTCGTCTCTCGGTCTCTGTACTCCTCCCTGGAAATCCACTCCCACTCCGACGAACCCCTCAAGAATGCTAGGAGATTCAACCTCGACTTGGCGGGTCCCCGCGTTTTTCTCTGTTCTGATTCCATGATCGATTTGATCCTCAAAACGGGCATTAATCAGTACATGGAGTTCAAGAGCGTAGACGCCAGCTTTGTAAGCGATGTAGACGGGGGATTATTGAATGTGCCCGACTCTCGGAGCGCCATATTCAAAGACCGCAGCTTGTCCATCACCGAGAAAAATCGGCTGATGAAGTTCTTTAAGCTCGTGCAGGCACATTTTTCGGAGGAAAGCGAGGAGGATAGAATACCCGAAGAGGATTTGGAGAGTCCCTTTGTGGAGTTCTTGAGCAAAATTGGGTTGTCGCAGAAGCTAAAATC GATTATTCTATATGCTATAGTGAATGCCAATTATGATCAGGACAACATTGAAGCATGTAAAGATGTTATAAACACTAAAAGTGGGATTAGCCGTTTGGCACTCCACCACTCCTCCGTTGGCAG GTTTGCTAATGCCAATGGAGCTATGATATACCCCATTTACGGTCAAGGGGAACTTCCTCAAGCTTTTTGTCGTCGTGCTGCTGTAAAGGGTTGCATATAT GTTTTGCGAATGCCCATAGTTTCTGTGCTCATGGATaag CCATCAAATTTACGTGATGCTGGCCGTATAGATGCCAAAGATAAGGTTGCCCGGGGAATATGCATTGCGAATAACTCAATCAGATCTGAAGTTTCTAATTGTTTGGTGTTCTTCCCTCCCAGAT CTTTATACCCTGAACAGATAGCATCTGTCCGTGTATTTCAGTTGAGTAGCAATGTTGCAGTTTGTCCCCCTGGGAT GTTTGTGACTTATCTTTCAGCAATGTCTGTTGATGCTGTGGAAGGGAAAAAGTTATTGGATGCAGCCATAAATGCATTGTTCTCTATTCCTTTACCTGGAAACTCCGAAAGCAGTGGTATTGATAATTCAAGTGAAAATATAGAAGTAAAACCCAGTTTGCTTTGGAGCGCCTTGTATATGCAAGAGCGGACGAAA TTTCAAGGAGATCTGGATTCCATCAGCAACACGCCAATGCCAGACGAACATCTAGACTATAATCATCTTCTGGACACTACAGAAAAG TTATTTCAAGAAATATACCCTGGCGAAGAATTCCTCGCTACGACAAGCTTGTCTGATGAGCATCCGAACTATGCTGACTCTGAGCTTGATTCATGA
- the LOC140862715 gene encoding rab escort protein 1 isoform X1 has translation MEEETSYPPIEPSTFDLIVTGTGLPESIIASAASAAGKTVLHLDTNPFYGSHYASLPLNDFVTFLQSHSQPPKVPESDGSIPLVSRSLYSSLEIHSHSDEPLKNARRFNLDLAGPRVFLCSDSMIDLILKTGINQYMEFKSVDASFVSDVDGGLLNVPDSRSAIFKDRSLSITEKNRLMKFFKLVQAHFSEESEEDRIPEEDLESPFVEFLSKIGLSQKLKSIILYAIVNANYDQDNIEACKDVINTKSGISRLALHHSSVGRFANANGAMIYPIYGQGELPQAFCRRAAVKGCIYVLRMPIVSVLMDKEDGTYKGVKLVSGQNLFSSRLILAPSFTIPSPSVPSSAQPSNLRDAGRIDAKDKVARGICIANNSIRSEVSNCLVFFPPRSLYPEQIASVRVFQLSSNVAVCPPGMFVTYLSAMSVDAVEGKKLLDAAINALFSIPLPGNSESSGIDNSSENIEVKPSLLWSALYMQERTKFQGDLDSISNTPMPDEHLDYNHLLDTTEKLFQEIYPGEEFLATTSLSDEHPNYADSELDS, from the exons ACCTCGACACTAACCCCTTCTACGGCTCTCACTACGCCTCTCTGCCCCTAAATGATTTCGTAACCTTCCTCCAATCCCATTCGCAACCTCCCAAAGTCCCTGAGAGTGATGGCTCCATCCCTCTCGTCTCTCGGTCTCTGTACTCCTCCCTGGAAATCCACTCCCACTCCGACGAACCCCTCAAGAATGCTAGGAGATTCAACCTCGACTTGGCGGGTCCCCGCGTTTTTCTCTGTTCTGATTCCATGATCGATTTGATCCTCAAAACGGGCATTAATCAGTACATGGAGTTCAAGAGCGTAGACGCCAGCTTTGTAAGCGATGTAGACGGGGGATTATTGAATGTGCCCGACTCTCGGAGCGCCATATTCAAAGACCGCAGCTTGTCCATCACCGAGAAAAATCGGCTGATGAAGTTCTTTAAGCTCGTGCAGGCACATTTTTCGGAGGAAAGCGAGGAGGATAGAATACCCGAAGAGGATTTGGAGAGTCCCTTTGTGGAGTTCTTGAGCAAAATTGGGTTGTCGCAGAAGCTAAAATC GATTATTCTATATGCTATAGTGAATGCCAATTATGATCAGGACAACATTGAAGCATGTAAAGATGTTATAAACACTAAAAGTGGGATTAGCCGTTTGGCACTCCACCACTCCTCCGTTGGCAG GTTTGCTAATGCCAATGGAGCTATGATATACCCCATTTACGGTCAAGGGGAACTTCCTCAAGCTTTTTGTCGTCGTGCTGCTGTAAAGGGTTGCATATAT GTTTTGCGAATGCCCATAGTTTCTGTGCTCATGGATaag GAAGATGGAACATATAAGGGTGTCAAATTAGTTTCTGGTCAGAATTTATTCAGCTCTCGGTTGATTCTTGCTCCCTCTTTCACGATTCCATCACCATCGGTTCCTTCTTCTGCACAGCCATCAAATTTACGTGATGCTGGCCGTATAGATGCCAAAGATAAGGTTGCCCGGGGAATATGCATTGCGAATAACTCAATCAGATCTGAAGTTTCTAATTGTTTGGTGTTCTTCCCTCCCAGAT CTTTATACCCTGAACAGATAGCATCTGTCCGTGTATTTCAGTTGAGTAGCAATGTTGCAGTTTGTCCCCCTGGGAT GTTTGTGACTTATCTTTCAGCAATGTCTGTTGATGCTGTGGAAGGGAAAAAGTTATTGGATGCAGCCATAAATGCATTGTTCTCTATTCCTTTACCTGGAAACTCCGAAAGCAGTGGTATTGATAATTCAAGTGAAAATATAGAAGTAAAACCCAGTTTGCTTTGGAGCGCCTTGTATATGCAAGAGCGGACGAAA TTTCAAGGAGATCTGGATTCCATCAGCAACACGCCAATGCCAGACGAACATCTAGACTATAATCATCTTCTGGACACTACAGAAAAG TTATTTCAAGAAATATACCCTGGCGAAGAATTCCTCGCTACGACAAGCTTGTCTGATGAGCATCCGAACTATGCTGACTCTGAGCTTGATTCATGA